A stretch of Elgaria multicarinata webbii isolate HBS135686 ecotype San Diego chromosome 5, rElgMul1.1.pri, whole genome shotgun sequence DNA encodes these proteins:
- the LOC134399793 gene encoding olfactory receptor 51G1-like, producing MHLSPSENKTFNPSTFLLTGFPGLEYAHRWISLPFCIIYLTVILGNSTILHVIRTDASLHEPMYYFLAMLALTDLSLCLTTLPTVLGIFWFSSREITFSACFTQLFFIHSLSLVESAVLLSMAFDRFVAICNPLRYGSILTTQRIVRIGLAFVFRSFSLICPLPFLLRRFHYCRTNVLSHSYCLHLEIMKLACSDIIINHIYGLTVVAFTVGTDSLLILLSYIFILKTVLSIASREERLKAFNTCISHVCAVLLFYVPMIGLSLIHRFGERAPHIIHILMSYVYLLAPPLMNPIVYSIKTKQIRQRILKKLCSVKFIQS from the coding sequence ATGCATCTATCTCCTTCGGAGAACAAAACTTTCAACCCCAGCACCTTCCTCCTGACGGGCTTCCCAGGCCTAGAATATGCCCATCGCtggatttctctccccttttgcaTCATCTACCTGACTGTGATCTTGGGGAATTCCACCATACTCCATGTCATAAGGACAGATGCAAGCTTGCACGAGCCCATGTATTATTTCCTGGCCATGTTGGCCCTGACCGACCTGAGCTTGTGCCTCACCACTTTGCCCACAGTGCTGGGCATATTTTGGTTCAGTTCTCGTGAAATCACCTTCAGCGCCTGCTTCACCCAGCTCTTCTTCATCCACTCCCTGTCTCTGGTAGAATCAGCCGTGCTCTTGTCTATGGCTTTTGACCGGTTCGTGGCCATCTGTAACCCGCTGAGATACGGCTCCATCTTGACCACACAGAGGATTGTGAGAATAGGGCTGGCCTTTGTGTTCCGGAGCTTCTCTCTGATTTGCCCTTTGCCCTTCCTCCTCCGCCGTTTCCATTACTGCCGGACCAACGTCCTCTCCCACTCCTACTGCTTGCACCTGGAGATTATGAAGCTGGCCTGCTCCGATATCATCATCAACCACATCTACGGGTTGACCGTTGTGGCCTTCACGGTAGGCACTGACTCGCTCCTGATCCTCCTCTCGTACATTTTCATCCTGAAAACAGTGCTGAGCATTGCCTCCAGAGAGGAGCGCCTCAAGGCCTTCAACACGTGCATCTCACACGTCTGTGCTGTCCTGTTGTTCTACGTGCCCATGATTGGCCTGTCTTTGATACATCGCTTTGGGGAACGTGCCCCACACATTATCCACATACTCATGTCCTACGTCTACTTGCTGGCGCCTCCTCTAATGAATCCCATTGTGTACAGCATCAAAACGAAGCAGATCCGGCAACGGATACTCAAGAAACTCTGCTCTGTGAAGTTTATCCAGTCATAG